From a region of the Deltaproteobacteria bacterium genome:
- a CDS encoding antibiotic biosynthesis monooxygenase produces MPSVVATLKVKKDKIDEARSFLRTLAATVRANEPGTTAYVFHQRKDDPSVFVVYEKYASDEAFKKHGENLRAQGAGFVAILDGRPEIVMLDEI; encoded by the coding sequence ATGCCCAGCGTAGTGGCCACCCTGAAGGTGAAGAAGGACAAGATCGACGAGGCCAGGAGCTTCCTGCGCACGCTCGCGGCAACCGTGCGCGCGAACGAGCCGGGCACGACGGCCTACGTCTTCCACCAGCGCAAGGACGATCCCAGCGTCTTCGTCGTGTACGAGAAGTACGCCAGCGACGAGGCGTTCAAGAAGCACGGCGAGAACCTGCGCGCCCAGGGGGCCGGCTTCGTCGCGATCCTCGACGGGCGGCCCGAGATCGTGATGCTCGACGAGATCTAA